A single region of the Pseudomonas sp. VD-NE ins genome encodes:
- a CDS encoding HupE/UreJ family protein, whose amino-acid sequence MTLKRILGAVALLLTPALAFAHPGHGDSGLIAGISHPIGGLDHLLAMIAVGLWAAQQQGAARWALPCTFVGTMLIGGMLGFEGLELPALESGIAASVLALGLAVALAVRPPLVMAVLATAVFALFHGVAHGLELPDMSSPWAYAAGFVAATAALHAAGYAVVRFLPRAAAPLVRLAGAASAITGAWLLAG is encoded by the coding sequence ATGACACTTAAACGTATTCTTGGCGCCGTGGCGCTGCTGCTGACCCCGGCGCTGGCTTTCGCACACCCGGGGCATGGTGACAGTGGTTTGATCGCCGGCATCAGCCACCCGATCGGTGGTCTCGACCATTTGTTGGCGATGATTGCCGTTGGGTTGTGGGCGGCGCAGCAGCAAGGCGCTGCGCGTTGGGCGCTGCCGTGCACATTTGTCGGCACCATGTTGATAGGCGGCATGCTCGGGTTTGAAGGGCTGGAACTGCCGGCGCTGGAAAGCGGGATTGCGGCGTCGGTGCTGGCGCTGGGTCTGGCGGTAGCGCTGGCGGTGCGTCCGCCGTTGGTCATGGCGGTGTTGGCGACGGCGGTGTTTGCGTTGTTCCACGGTGTGGCGCATGGGCTGGAATTGCCGGACATGAGCAGTCCTTGGGCGTATGCGGCAGGTTTCGTCGCCGCGACGGCCGCACTGCATGCCGCTGGTTATGCGGTGGTGCGTTTCCTGCCTCGGGCGGCTGCACCGTTGGTGCGCCTTGCAGGTGCTGCCTCAGCAATCACAGGCGCCTGGCTGCTGGCAGGCTAA